One Sulfurihydrogenibium subterraneum DSM 15120 DNA segment encodes these proteins:
- the sucD gene encoding succinate--CoA ligase subunit alpha has product MSVLVNKNTKVVVQGITGREGSFHATQCKAYGTQVVAGVTPGKKGENVEGIPVFDTVKEAVSETGADCSLIFVPPPFAADAILEAVDAGIKTVICITEGIPVNDMLPVKQYIKKYYPDTVLIGPNCPGVITPEEAKIGIMPGHIFKKGNVGIVSRSGTLTYEAAYQLTTRGIGQSTAVGIGGDPIPGTVFADVLKWFQDDPETEAIVMIGEIGGTAEEEAAEFIKSYVKKPVVAYIAGVTAPPGKRMGHAGAIIAGGKGTAAEKYKALESAGVITVKNPSIIGETVEKVLKGNT; this is encoded by the coding sequence ATGAGCGTTTTAGTAAATAAAAATACAAAAGTAGTAGTACAAGGAATAACAGGAAGAGAAGGGTCTTTTCACGCTACACAGTGTAAAGCATATGGAACTCAAGTAGTAGCAGGTGTTACACCGGGAAAAAAAGGAGAAAATGTAGAAGGAATTCCAGTTTTTGATACAGTAAAAGAAGCAGTATCAGAAACGGGAGCTGATTGCTCTTTAATCTTCGTACCACCACCATTTGCAGCAGATGCAATATTAGAAGCTGTAGACGCAGGAATAAAAACTGTTATCTGTATAACAGAAGGAATACCTGTAAACGATATGCTTCCAGTTAAGCAGTACATTAAAAAGTACTATCCAGACACAGTTTTAATAGGACCAAACTGTCCCGGCGTTATAACTCCAGAAGAAGCTAAAATAGGCATAATGCCAGGACATATATTTAAAAAAGGAAACGTTGGAATAGTATCAAGAAGTGGAACACTTACCTATGAAGCTGCTTACCAGCTTACAACAAGAGGAATAGGACAGTCAACAGCAGTAGGAATAGGGGGGGACCCTATACCGGGAACAGTTTTTGCAGATGTACTAAAATGGTTTCAAGACGACCCAGAGACAGAAGCTATCGTTATGATTGGAGAAATTGGTGGAACAGCAGAAGAAGAAGCAGCAGAATTTATAAAATCTTACGTTAAAAAACCAGTTGTGGCTTACATAGCAGGAGTTACAGCACCACCAGGAAAAAGAATGGGACATGCGGGAGCTATAATAGCTGGAGGAAAAGGAACAGCTGCAGAAAAGTACAAAGCCTTAGAATCAGCTGGCGTTATCACTGTTAAAAACCCATCAATAATAGGGGAAACTGTTGAAAAAGTTTTAAAAGGAAATACTTGA
- a CDS encoding Uma2 family endonuclease, with amino-acid sequence MGYFTDKYLPYYTVEERDKWEGDWELIEGIPYALASPSIIHQRVLTNIIYQVRNSLEECSNECEVLADIDYYISQDTVVRPDAVIVCQKLEDRLTLVPDVIFEIVSPSSVKMDERIKYELYQREKVKYYILVYPQGLKKVRVYKLEGDVYKKDFEGFEGVYQVDLQKCKINLDMSKII; translated from the coding sequence ATGGGATATTTCACAGATAAATACCTTCCTTACTACACGGTTGAAGAGAGAGATAAATGGGAAGGAGACTGGGAACTCATAGAAGGTATTCCTTACGCCCTTGCTTCTCCTTCTATTATTCATCAAAGAGTGTTGACTAACATAATTTATCAAGTTAGAAATAGCTTAGAAGAATGTTCTAATGAATGTGAGGTACTTGCTGATATAGATTATTACATATCTCAAGACACAGTAGTTAGACCTGATGCTGTTATAGTATGCCAAAAACTTGAAGATAGATTAACATTAGTGCCAGATGTCATATTTGAAATTGTTTCACCATCATCTGTAAAAATGGATGAGCGTATTAAATATGAGTTATATCAACGAGAAAAGGTTAAGTATTACATTTTGGTTTATCCTCAAGGGTTGAAAAAAGTTAGAGTTTACAAACTTGAAGGAGATGTTTACAAAAAAGATTTTGAAGGTTTTGAAGGAGTTTATCAAGTAGACTTACAAAAATGTAAGATTAATTTAGATATGTCTAAAATAATTTAA
- the sucC gene encoding ADP-forming succinate--CoA ligase subunit beta produces MKVHEHQAKEIFRKYGLPVPRGYPAFDVKEAVEAAEELGTWPVVVKAQIHAGGRGKAGGVKLAKSIEEVQEIASQLLGKRLATFQTGPEGLPVSRLYIEEGTAIDKEYYVAITLDRSKSKPIIMVSAAGGMEIEEVAATNPEAIITHTIEPFIGLRSYHARELALKLGLPKNLLNKAANLFMTLYKIYIELDASMVEINPLVLTKDGNLVILDAKIDFDDNGLFRHPEIMEMDDPTQISSLEVEAKKFNLNYIKLDGNIACMVNGAGLAMSTMDTIKLAGGEPANFLDVGGSANATQIANAFKIILSDPNVKAIFINIFGGILRCDRLAEGIITAAKEVSINVPVIVRMEGTNVELGKKMLQESGLPLITADTMWEGALKAVEAANKG; encoded by the coding sequence ATGAAAGTACACGAGCATCAGGCAAAAGAGATTTTTAGAAAGTATGGTCTTCCAGTGCCAAGAGGTTATCCAGCTTTTGATGTAAAAGAAGCGGTAGAAGCAGCTGAAGAGCTTGGAACTTGGCCAGTAGTTGTAAAAGCTCAAATCCACGCAGGAGGAAGAGGTAAAGCTGGAGGCGTAAAACTTGCAAAATCTATAGAAGAAGTTCAAGAGATAGCATCTCAGCTTTTAGGAAAAAGGTTAGCTACGTTCCAAACAGGTCCTGAAGGTTTACCAGTAAGCAGATTATACATCGAAGAAGGAACAGCTATTGATAAAGAATATTACGTAGCAATTACATTAGATAGAAGTAAATCAAAGCCTATAATAATGGTTTCAGCTGCAGGTGGAATGGAAATAGAAGAAGTTGCAGCAACAAACCCAGAAGCTATAATAACCCATACAATAGAACCTTTTATAGGACTTAGAAGTTATCACGCAAGAGAGTTAGCCTTAAAGTTAGGACTTCCTAAAAATCTTTTAAACAAAGCAGCTAACTTATTCATGACTTTATACAAAATTTATATAGAGCTTGACGCTTCAATGGTAGAAATCAACCCGTTAGTACTTACAAAAGATGGTAATTTAGTAATTTTAGACGCAAAAATAGATTTTGACGATAACGGACTGTTTAGGCATCCAGAAATAATGGAGATGGATGATCCAACCCAAATATCATCGTTAGAAGTAGAAGCTAAAAAGTTTAACCTTAATTACATAAAACTTGATGGAAACATCGCTTGTATGGTTAACGGTGCAGGACTTGCAATGTCAACAATGGACACAATTAAGTTGGCAGGAGGAGAGCCAGCTAACTTCCTTGATGTAGGCGGGTCTGCAAACGCAACACAAATAGCAAACGCATTTAAAATAATACTCTCTGACCCTAACGTAAAAGCAATCTTTATAAACATCTTCGGTGGAATCTTAAGATGTGATAGACTTGCAGAAGGTATCATTACAGCTGCAAAAGAAGTATCTATAAATGTTCCTGTTATAGTAAGAATGGAAGGAACAAACGTAGAATTAGGTAAAAAGATGCTCCAAGAGTCAGGTTTACCACTTATAACTGCTGATACAATGTGGGAAGGAGCTTTAAAAGCAGTGGAAGCTGCAAACAAAGGGTAA
- a CDS encoding Fe-S-containing hydro-lyase, whose product MGDVKRITTPLTDEVIETLRAGEKVLITGWVYTARDAAHKRMLEEYEKTGKLPFDIKGQIIYYVGPTPAKPGQVIGSAGPTTAYRMDKYTPKLLELGLKGTIGKGWRGSEVKEALKKYKAVYFAAYGGTAALLSKHITKVEMVAYEDLGPEAIRKLYFENFPVIVANDIYGGDVFEEGQKKYRKLVI is encoded by the coding sequence ATGGGTGATGTAAAAAGAATAACTACCCCTTTAACAGATGAAGTGATAGAAACATTAAGAGCTGGAGAGAAAGTTTTAATAACTGGTTGGGTTTATACCGCAAGAGACGCAGCTCACAAAAGAATGCTTGAAGAGTACGAAAAAACTGGAAAACTACCTTTTGATATCAAAGGTCAGATTATATACTACGTTGGACCTACTCCTGCAAAGCCCGGACAGGTTATAGGCTCAGCTGGACCTACTACAGCCTATAGAATGGATAAATATACTCCTAAACTTTTAGAGCTTGGTCTAAAAGGAACAATAGGAAAAGGATGGAGAGGATCTGAAGTAAAAGAAGCTTTGAAAAAGTATAAAGCAGTTTATTTTGCAGCGTATGGCGGAACTGCAGCTTTACTGTCAAAACATATAACAAAAGTTGAGATGGTTGCTTACGAAGATTTAGGACCTGAAGCTATTAGAAAACTTTACTTTGAAAACTTTCCAGTTATTGTAGCAAACGATATTTACGGTGGTGATGTTTTTGAAGAAGGGCAAAAAAAATACAGAAAATTAGTAATATAA
- a CDS encoding fumarate hydratase, with amino-acid sequence MREVHVDEIVEKVKNLVMDSEYNLPQDFIQAIKVAVEKEESPLGKEILQEILKNAEVAEKEQVAYCQDTGYPVFFVEVGQDVKIVGGSLREAINEGVRRATKEGYLRASLAYDPIFDRKNTQDNTPALIYFDIVEGDKIKIKFAAKGGGSENQSKQAMLKPADGLEGVKKFVLQTIANAGPNACPPFTVGVGIGGTFDYSAVLAKKALFRHIGERHPDPRIAALEEELLNLANQLGVGPLGFGGTTTAVDVKIEIAPCHIASLPVAVNIQCHAARHKEIEI; translated from the coding sequence ATGAGAGAAGTGCATGTTGATGAAATAGTAGAAAAAGTAAAAAACTTAGTAATGGACAGTGAGTATAATCTCCCTCAAGATTTTATTCAGGCGATAAAAGTAGCCGTAGAAAAAGAAGAATCACCACTAGGAAAAGAGATACTTCAAGAAATACTTAAAAATGCAGAAGTGGCAGAAAAGGAGCAAGTTGCATACTGTCAGGATACAGGTTATCCAGTTTTCTTTGTAGAAGTAGGACAAGACGTAAAAATTGTAGGTGGAAGTCTAAGGGAGGCTATAAACGAAGGAGTAAGAAGAGCAACAAAAGAAGGCTATTTAAGAGCTTCTCTGGCATACGACCCTATTTTTGATAGAAAAAATACTCAAGATAACACACCTGCCTTAATATACTTTGATATTGTAGAAGGAGATAAAATAAAGATAAAATTTGCAGCAAAAGGTGGAGGTTCTGAAAATCAAAGTAAGCAAGCAATGTTAAAACCTGCTGATGGTCTTGAAGGAGTTAAAAAGTTTGTTTTACAGACTATAGCAAATGCAGGACCAAACGCCTGTCCACCATTTACAGTAGGAGTTGGAATAGGCGGAACTTTTGACTACTCTGCAGTGCTTGCAAAAAAAGCACTTTTTAGACACATAGGAGAAAGACATCCCGACCCAAGAATAGCGGCATTAGAAGAAGAACTTTTAAACCTTGCCAATCAACTTGGTGTAGGACCATTAGGATTTGGTGGAACTACTACAGCTGTAGATGTTAAGATAGAAATTGCACCTTGCCATATAGCATCTTTACCTGTTGCTGTTAATATTCAATGCCACGCAGCAAGACATAAGGAGATAGAAATTTAA
- a CDS encoding malate dehydrogenase, whose product MADYKRPTVSIVGAGNVGEHVANLIAIRELANVRLFDLPRKIDDKTFEVVKGKALDIKQMAAAIGVDVDVRGYNVTADGQGYEPLKDSDIVVITAGFPRRPGMSRDDLLTANVNIIRVIAERVALYAPNAVVIVVSNPVDVLTYAALKITGFSKNKVIGMAGVLDTARFKTFISQELKVSISNINCFVIGGHGDDMVPLLSVSNVGGTPLKDLFTKEKLEELINRTKFGGGEIVNLMGTSAYHAPGASVVQMIEAILKDKKAIMPCSVYLDGEDARFYEAYDVCVGLPVKVGAHGWEEVIKINLSEEEKQMWQKSVKSVKEGIERIKELKLI is encoded by the coding sequence ATGGCAGACTATAAAAGACCTACAGTATCAATAGTAGGAGCGGGGAACGTAGGTGAACACGTGGCAAACTTAATAGCCATAAGAGAACTTGCAAACGTTAGACTTTTTGATTTACCAAGGAAAATAGATGATAAAACTTTTGAAGTCGTAAAAGGAAAAGCTTTAGATATAAAACAGATGGCTGCAGCAATAGGAGTAGATGTTGACGTTAGAGGCTATAACGTAACTGCTGATGGGCAAGGATATGAACCTTTAAAAGATTCAGATATAGTCGTTATTACAGCTGGATTTCCAAGAAGACCGGGAATGAGTAGAGATGACCTTTTAACCGCAAATGTTAACATTATTAGAGTAATCGCAGAGAGAGTTGCTCTTTACGCTCCTAACGCTGTTGTTATTGTAGTTTCTAATCCGGTTGATGTTTTAACTTATGCAGCATTAAAAATAACGGGATTTTCAAAAAATAAAGTTATTGGAATGGCAGGAGTTTTAGACACTGCAAGGTTTAAAACTTTTATATCTCAAGAGTTAAAAGTATCTATATCAAATATTAACTGTTTTGTAATAGGTGGACACGGTGATGATATGGTTCCACTTCTTTCTGTATCAAACGTAGGAGGAACTCCACTTAAAGATTTATTTACAAAGGAAAAGTTAGAAGAGCTTATAAATAGAACAAAATTCGGGGGAGGGGAGATTGTTAACCTAATGGGAACTTCCGCTTACCATGCTCCGGGTGCATCTGTGGTTCAAATGATTGAAGCTATTTTGAAAGATAAAAAAGCTATTATGCCTTGCTCTGTATATCTTGATGGAGAAGATGCAAGATTTTATGAGGCTTACGATGTTTGTGTAGGACTACCGGTAAAAGTAGGAGCTCACGGCTGGGAAGAGGTTATTAAAATAAATCTTTCAGAAGAAGAAAAACAGATGTGGCAAAAGTCAGTAAAATCTGTAAAAGAAGGCATTGAAAGAATAAAAGAGTTAAAATTAATATAA
- a CDS encoding TonB-dependent receptor, which produces MKRLALGVLLSTTAIVYYSQAEGIRIEKITVEEKVSKEEVASKKELTQEEAKITRQIDLGEILSEFYPEIWFMRKAGIANDLYIRGFSKDNINVLIDNSKIYGACPNRMDPPAFHVSSPQIDKITIKEGPFDVENAGSLGAVVNVKTKDPKEGVGGELGGTYGSWSYRTLYGWGYAGNKFIKVLVGASNQYSKPYESGEGKKLTEYAVYSTPAGPTAGRYKPQYINDKAFNIDRVWFKTILTPNDNAEIKFSYAFENARNVLYPALKMDALYDRTNRLNGDFTLKDIGLKFSIYYNEVKHDMRDTFRTTSNPFPALGYSMKTYAESKMFGWKLSKDLNLFGVDATVGLDSYLRNWLADNVQNGGSNVNNGMIPDVNIKDIGLFVKGSKNIDRWTLSAGLRYDYNYSKADPNSMSASNRNLFISKNGNKFSNSDNYLSGYVIGKYNFNKKDNVYVGLGHTVRAPDPEERFIALSGMSPWYGNPDLKPTKNTELDLGGEFFPVNNLGIRANLFYSSLKDYIYLYQYKIGTTTYTTYKNIDAAIYGGDINGVYGFNDKISAELGLAYQVGKKTSKKGIYTDSDLVEMPPLKVRAAVKYDDGTFYGLIEGIYSGKQSKVDSDLKEQKTGSWFIMNVKAGYTYANRLFVGVGVDNVFDKFYYNYLSYVRDPFRGISQSGVPVKIPEPGRFIYANVSYRF; this is translated from the coding sequence ATGAAAAGGTTGGCTTTAGGAGTGTTGTTGTCTACTACAGCAATTGTGTATTATTCACAGGCAGAAGGTATTAGAATTGAAAAAATCACAGTTGAAGAGAAAGTTTCTAAGGAAGAAGTTGCATCTAAAAAAGAGCTTACCCAAGAAGAGGCGAAAATTACAAGGCAGATAGACCTTGGTGAGATTTTGTCTGAGTTTTATCCAGAAATATGGTTCATGAGAAAGGCAGGAATTGCTAACGACCTGTACATAAGAGGATTTTCAAAGGATAACATTAACGTTTTAATTGATAACTCAAAAATCTACGGTGCATGTCCTAACAGAATGGACCCACCTGCTTTTCACGTTTCAAGTCCACAAATAGATAAAATAACAATTAAAGAAGGTCCATTTGATGTAGAAAACGCTGGTTCGTTGGGAGCTGTTGTAAACGTTAAGACAAAAGACCCCAAAGAAGGAGTAGGGGGAGAGTTGGGGGGAACTTATGGAAGCTGGAGTTATAGGACGCTTTACGGCTGGGGGTATGCTGGAAATAAGTTTATAAAAGTGTTAGTAGGAGCTTCTAACCAGTACTCTAAACCTTATGAAAGTGGAGAAGGAAAGAAATTAACTGAGTATGCCGTTTATTCTACACCTGCTGGACCAACTGCGGGAAGATATAAACCACAATACATAAATGATAAAGCGTTTAATATAGACAGGGTTTGGTTTAAAACTATTTTAACACCTAACGATAACGCAGAAATTAAATTTTCTTACGCTTTTGAAAATGCAAGGAATGTTTTATACCCAGCTTTAAAGATGGATGCTCTTTATGATAGAACAAATAGGTTAAACGGTGATTTTACATTAAAAGATATAGGATTAAAATTTAGTATCTATTACAACGAAGTAAAACACGATATGAGAGATACCTTCAGAACTACTTCTAATCCTTTCCCTGCTCTTGGATACAGTATGAAAACCTATGCAGAGTCTAAAATGTTTGGCTGGAAACTGTCTAAAGATTTAAATCTTTTTGGAGTTGATGCTACAGTAGGACTTGACTCTTATTTAAGAAACTGGCTTGCCGATAACGTGCAGAATGGTGGTTCTAACGTAAATAATGGTATGATTCCAGACGTTAACATTAAAGATATAGGACTATTTGTAAAAGGTAGTAAAAACATAGATAGATGGACTTTATCAGCAGGATTAAGGTATGATTATAACTATTCAAAAGCAGACCCTAACTCTATGAGTGCAAGTAACAGAAATTTATTTATCTCTAAAAACGGTAATAAATTTTCCAACAGTGATAACTATCTATCTGGATATGTAATAGGAAAGTATAACTTTAACAAAAAAGATAACGTTTACGTAGGATTAGGACACACTGTAAGAGCTCCTGACCCTGAAGAGAGATTTATAGCATTATCAGGAATGTCTCCTTGGTATGGTAATCCAGATTTAAAACCTACTAAAAACACAGAGCTTGATTTAGGTGGAGAGTTTTTCCCTGTTAACAATTTAGGTATAAGAGCTAATCTCTTTTACAGTAGTTTAAAAGATTACATTTATTTGTATCAGTATAAAATTGGTACTACTACTTACACAACTTATAAAAACATTGATGCAGCCATATACGGCGGTGATATAAACGGCGTTTATGGATTTAACGATAAAATATCGGCAGAGCTTGGACTTGCGTATCAAGTAGGTAAAAAGACAAGTAAAAAAGGTATATATACAGATAGTGATTTAGTTGAAATGCCACCTTTAAAAGTGAGAGCTGCTGTTAAATACGATGATGGAACATTTTACGGACTAATAGAAGGAATATACTCTGGAAAACAATCAAAAGTAGACTCTGATTTAAAAGAGCAAAAAACAGGAAGCTGGTTTATAATGAACGTAAAAGCTGGATACACTTATGCTAACAGACTTTTTGTTGGAGTTGGTGTTGATAACGTATTTGACAAGTTTTACTACAACTACCTCTCTTATGTAAGAGACCCATTTAGAGGAATTTCTCAATCTGGAGTGCCTGTTAAAATACCAGAACCGGGAAGATTTATATACGCAAACGTATCATACAGGTTTTAG
- a CDS encoding ABC transporter permease subunit, whose protein sequence is MFVKLLKYEIYNITRSFWILFYTVLVGLIEMVLLKSSDDLDKVVVSLTNIDIIIVPLISLIFSLTYFYSNRQFIEVLLTQPINRKIIYLSDYFSVALSLSLAFGIGSIVPFAFYGYIYDKFIIYFISQIVLTFIFTSIGYFIAILNDDRVVGIGVSLILWFFFLVIFDSLIFYIVVFFSDYPIEKFIGFLIMFNPLDLVRIYIFYNLGLSELLGVSGIILSEFIQKYPFFPIFLLLGWNILFITLSLLKFLKKDF, encoded by the coding sequence ATGTTTGTTAAACTCTTAAAATACGAAATTTATAATATTACTCGTAGTTTTTGGATTCTTTTTTATACAGTTTTGGTTGGATTGATAGAAATGGTTTTATTAAAATCCTCCGATGATCTTGACAAAGTAGTTGTTAGTTTAACAAACATAGATATAATTATAGTACCTTTGATAAGTTTAATTTTTTCATTAACTTATTTCTATTCAAATAGACAATTTATAGAAGTTCTTTTAACACAACCTATAAATAGAAAAATAATATATTTATCTGACTATTTTTCTGTAGCACTCTCTTTATCTTTAGCTTTTGGAATTGGTAGCATAGTTCCTTTTGCTTTTTATGGATATATATATGATAAATTTATAATTTACTTTATTAGTCAGATAGTATTAACGTTTATATTTACTTCTATCGGCTATTTTATTGCTATTTTAAATGACGATAGAGTGGTTGGAATAGGTGTTTCACTGATTTTATGGTTTTTCTTTTTGGTAATTTTTGATTCTTTGATTTTTTACATAGTTGTTTTCTTTTCAGATTATCCTATTGAAAAATTCATTGGATTTTTAATAATGTTTAATCCTCTTGATTTAGTTAGAATCTATATTTTTTACAATCTTGGTCTTTCTGAACTTTTGGGTGTATCAGGGATTATCTTATCTGAATTTATTCAAAAATATCCATTCTTTCCAATATTTTTACTTTTAGGATGGAATATTCTTTTTATTACTCTTTCCCTTCTCAAGTTTCTTAAAAAAGATTTCTAA
- a CDS encoding ABC transporter ATP-binding protein: MIKIQDLQKRFGKFVALENINIEIEKGKITSIIGPNGSGKTTLIKSILGLVIPTKGKIYIDGVDIKKNYNYREKIGYMPQIANFPENVTVREFFSMMQDIRNKKNEKKLSELIEILDLIPHLNKKIKNLSGGTKQKVNAILSLMFNPDILIFDEPTVGLDPVTAIKLKKIISKEKEEGKTIIFVSHIVNEIESLADNIVFMVEGKLTFAGTIIDLKEKTQRESLEDAIICLLNS, from the coding sequence ATGATAAAAATACAAGATTTACAAAAACGATTTGGAAAATTTGTTGCTTTAGAAAATATAAATATAGAAATAGAAAAAGGAAAAATAACTTCTATCATAGGACCCAACGGGAGTGGAAAAACAACACTGATAAAATCAATTCTTGGTCTTGTAATACCCACAAAAGGGAAAATATATATAGATGGAGTAGATATTAAAAAAAACTATAACTACAGAGAAAAGATAGGTTATATGCCGCAGATTGCTAATTTCCCTGAAAATGTAACTGTCAGAGAATTCTTTAGTATGATGCAAGATATTAGAAATAAGAAAAACGAAAAAAAATTAAGTGAGTTAATAGAAATTTTGGATTTAATACCCCATTTAAATAAAAAAATAAAAAATTTATCTGGTGGTACTAAACAAAAAGTAAACGCTATTTTATCTTTAATGTTTAACCCAGATATATTGATATTTGATGAACCAACTGTCGGTTTAGATCCTGTTACGGCTATTAAATTAAAAAAAATAATATCTAAAGAGAAAGAGGAAGGCAAAACTATAATATTTGTTTCCCATATTGTTAATGAAATAGAGTCATTGGCTGATAATATCGTTTTTATGGTAGAAGGAAAATTAACATTTGCGGGTACAATTATAGATTTAAAAGAAAAAACACAAAGAGAAAGTCTGGAGGACGCAATAATATGTTTGTTAAACTCTTAA
- a CDS encoding nitrous oxide reductase family maturation protein NosD: MYRYNLTLIVFCILVMLGYGNEITVCKSGCDTDSIQYAIDVSMPGDKVIVKKGIYKEKILLDKPVSLIGEDYPIIDGELKYQNITVKNVYGFKIIGFDIRNSGMSYVDDIAGLKIEESGNCEISNNKFYNNFFALYLASVYNCKLIGNRIIGQAKSEGSSGNGIHIWNSKNIYVFNNYVKGHRDGIYFEFVLDSKIENNFSEKNLRYGLHFMFSDNDVYINNTFKNNGAGVAVMYSKNIKMYKNKYIYNRGPANYGLLLKEIVNSELKENLFYKNTIGVYMEDSNRSYFERNTFKENGSAVRLLANCENNVFKKNNFINNIFDVTTNSRQNYGNVLSENYWSSYEGFDLNKDGFGDLPYKPVTLSSYLFEKYPPLFILLKSFFMYLLDLSERVVPTLTPTTLSDDKPSLKVIK, translated from the coding sequence ATGTATAGGTATAATCTAACTTTGATTGTTTTTTGTATTTTGGTTATGTTAGGATATGGAAATGAGATTACTGTCTGTAAATCTGGGTGTGATACAGATAGTATACAATATGCAATAGATGTTTCTATGCCGGGAGATAAAGTAATAGTAAAAAAAGGTATCTATAAAGAAAAGATATTATTAGACAAACCTGTTTCTTTAATAGGAGAAGATTATCCAATAATAGATGGAGAATTAAAGTATCAAAATATAACAGTTAAAAATGTATACGGTTTTAAAATAATAGGTTTTGATATTAGAAATTCAGGGATGAGTTATGTGGATGATATTGCAGGATTGAAGATCGAAGAAAGTGGGAATTGTGAAATTTCTAACAATAAATTCTATAACAATTTTTTTGCTTTGTATCTTGCAAGTGTATACAATTGTAAATTAATAGGAAATAGGATTATAGGTCAAGCAAAATCAGAAGGATCTTCTGGAAATGGAATTCACATTTGGAATTCGAAAAATATTTACGTTTTTAATAATTATGTAAAAGGACATAGAGATGGGATATACTTTGAATTCGTCCTTGATAGTAAAATTGAAAACAACTTTTCTGAAAAAAACTTAAGATACGGTCTTCATTTTATGTTCTCAGATAACGATGTATATATTAACAACACTTTTAAAAACAATGGAGCAGGTGTTGCTGTTATGTATTCTAAAAACATAAAAATGTATAAAAATAAATATATATATAACCGAGGACCTGCCAACTATGGGTTGTTGTTAAAAGAAATAGTAAATAGTGAACTTAAAGAGAATCTTTTTTATAAAAACACTATTGGTGTCTATATGGAAGATTCAAACCGAAGTTATTTTGAAAGAAATACATTTAAAGAAAACGGTTCTGCTGTAAGATTACTTGCAAATTGTGAAAATAATGTTTTTAAGAAAAATAATTTTATTAATAATATATTTGATGTTACGACAAACAGTAGGCAAAATTATGGAAACGTTTTATCGGAAAATTACTGGAGTAGTTATGAAGGATTTGATTTGAATAAAGATGGATTTGGAGATTTACCTTATAAGCCTGTTACTTTATCATCTTATCTATTTGAAAAATATCCACCTTTATTTATCCTCCTAAAAAGTTTTTTCATGTATTTGTTAGATTTGTCCGAAAGAGTTGTTCCAACTTTAACACCAACTACATTAAGTGATGATAAACCATCGTTAAAGGTGATAAAATGA
- a CDS encoding nitrous oxide reductase accessory protein NosL yields MKKVLIFAFFMNFILLFSCSQRGPEPVIPGKDVCEYCKMVITDIKFAAETITKTGKIYKYDSIECAGADYLAKKDSIKHVYVPNYLNPNEFLEAEKAYYLISDNLRSPMGLNVSAYKSLDDAQKMQKEKGGKIYDWEGLLVVIQTDYIPRFSNMHLHMH; encoded by the coding sequence ATGAAGAAGGTTCTTATATTTGCCTTTTTTATGAATTTTATCCTGCTATTTTCATGCTCACAAAGAGGTCCTGAGCCTGTAATTCCGGGTAAAGATGTATGTGAATACTGTAAAATGGTAATAACAGATATAAAATTTGCTGCTGAAACAATAACCAAAACTGGTAAAATTTATAAGTATGACTCTATAGAATGTGCAGGAGCAGATTACTTGGCAAAAAAAGACAGTATTAAACATGTATATGTTCCAAACTATCTTAATCCTAATGAATTTTTAGAAGCAGAAAAGGCTTACTATTTAATAAGTGATAACCTTAGAAGTCCTATGGGACTTAATGTTTCAGCATACAAATCCTTAGACGATGCACAAAAGATGCAAAAAGAAAAAGGTGGTAAAATATATGATTGGGAAGGACTTTTGGTTGTAATTCAAACAGATTATATACCAAGGTTTAGCAATATGCATTTACATATGCATTAA